In Sulfuracidifex metallicus DSM 6482 = JCM 9184, a single window of DNA contains:
- a CDS encoding hotdog domain-containing protein yields the protein MYSKGNVFTVSTGSADFLTPVKVGDILEIQSAVEYTGNTSLDVGGKVFAIDYFEGKKRLVTNTVFSFVAIDDNNKPRSIRKIEPSSEKEKSRFELRLKEREDRIRTSKAIQSTFNCS from the coding sequence ATGTACTCCAAAGGTAATGTATTTACAGTTTCTACTGGAAGTGCTGATTTCTTAACTCCAGTTAAGGTAGGTGATATATTGGAAATTCAAAGTGCAGTAGAGTATACTGGAAATACTTCGCTAGACGTAGGAGGAAAAGTTTTCGCTATAGATTACTTTGAAGGAAAGAAAAGGCTAGTTACTAATACAGTTTTCTCTTTTGTTGCGATAGACGATAACAATAAACCAAGATCTATACGTAAAATTGAACCGTCGTCTGAAAAGGAAAAGAGTAGATTCGAACTAAGATTGAAAGAAAGAGAGGATAGAATAAGAACGTCCAAAGCGATTCAGAGTACTTTCAATTGTAGTTGA
- a CDS encoding DUF99 family protein, with amino-acid sequence MLVSGVDDGYFPLSFKGRKGKAPLISVVYDNFSIKNIDLDFITVDGEDATEIYSSLDKGDITIIDSVICGGFNYIKPTSNFIYFFGKKPNNTSILNALKKHFRDDNERIETINKVIGNLTSLSTKKGTVFVYTDLDLQIAKEIIEKYQIFVKYPEPIRSAHIIGRSVGQLQLKVL; translated from the coding sequence TTGCTAGTATCTGGAGTTGATGATGGATATTTTCCCCTCTCGTTCAAAGGAAGGAAAGGAAAAGCACCTTTGATAAGCGTGGTCTATGACAACTTCAGTATAAAAAATATTGATTTAGATTTTATAACTGTAGATGGAGAAGATGCAACTGAGATATACTCTTCCTTAGATAAGGGAGATATTACAATAATAGATAGTGTTATATGCGGAGGATTTAATTACATCAAGCCTACATCTAATTTTATTTATTTTTTTGGAAAAAAACCTAATAACACATCCATTCTTAATGCCCTTAAAAAGCATTTTAGAGACGATAATGAAAGAATAGAAACAATTAATAAGGTCATAGGAAATTTAACTTCGCTTTCTACAAAGAAGGGAACAGTTTTCGTTTATACAGACCTAGACCTACAAATTGCTAAGGAAATAATAGAAAAATATCAGATATTTGTAAAGTATCCAGAGCCAATAAGATCAGCACATATAATAGGAAGAAGTGTAGGTCAACTACAATTGAAAGTACTCTGA
- a CDS encoding orc1/cdc6 family replication initiation protein: MSDIIDEVLENIRNSAIFKNREYLLPDYIPDQLPFRERQIKEIVSVMAQLYKGERPGNIFIYGLTGTGKTAVTKFVLSNLQKRIPDKFSFIYINTRQSDTPYRVIADILEWLGDKVPFTGLSLAELYRRLLKSLMLVKNNVVVVLDEIDALVKKYNDDILYRLTRINSELNKSKVSLIGITNDIQFIDILDPRVKSSLGEIEIVFPPYNAEELTEILKMRANLAFRENVLDNSIISLCSALAARDHGDARRALDLLRVSGEIAERKGKAKITQDDVQEARGEIEKDRVHEVISTLPFHSKLVLASILSSNDRLTTGEVYNIYSSLARKMGIEVVTQRRVSDIINELDMIGILNAKVINRGRYGKTKEISLAVEKPLVIKILKESDSKIASIWS; this comes from the coding sequence ATGAGCGACATTATAGATGAAGTCCTAGAGAACATAAGGAATTCAGCCATTTTCAAGAACAGGGAGTATCTCTTACCAGACTATATACCCGATCAACTTCCATTTAGAGAAAGGCAAATAAAGGAAATTGTTAGTGTTATGGCACAACTATACAAAGGAGAGAGACCTGGTAACATCTTTATTTATGGCCTTACTGGTACTGGAAAGACCGCAGTTACTAAATTTGTTCTTTCTAATCTTCAAAAGAGAATACCGGATAAATTTTCATTTATATATATCAATACAAGACAAAGTGATACTCCTTATAGGGTAATAGCTGACATTTTAGAATGGCTAGGAGATAAGGTTCCTTTTACTGGCCTATCGTTAGCAGAATTATATAGAAGATTATTGAAGTCCTTGATGTTAGTTAAGAACAATGTGGTAGTTGTTTTAGACGAAATAGATGCTTTAGTGAAAAAATATAATGATGATATATTATATAGACTTACTAGGATAAATTCTGAATTAAACAAGAGTAAAGTGTCTCTAATAGGAATTACAAATGATATTCAGTTTATAGATATATTAGATCCTAGGGTCAAGAGTAGCTTAGGAGAAATAGAGATAGTGTTTCCCCCTTATAATGCGGAAGAACTAACAGAGATTCTAAAGATGAGGGCAAACTTAGCCTTTAGAGAGAATGTGTTAGACAATTCGATAATTAGTCTTTGTTCAGCGCTAGCTGCAAGAGATCATGGAGATGCCAGAAGAGCTCTTGATCTTCTTAGGGTCTCAGGAGAAATAGCAGAAAGGAAAGGTAAGGCTAAAATTACACAAGATGATGTGCAAGAAGCTAGAGGTGAAATAGAGAAAGATAGAGTTCATGAGGTAATCTCAACTCTTCCATTTCATTCTAAATTAGTTTTAGCATCTATCCTATCATCCAATGATAGATTAACAACTGGAGAGGTTTATAATATATACTCATCATTAGCTAGAAAAATGGGAATAGAGGTAGTAACTCAAAGAAGAGTCAGTGACATAATAAATGAACTAGATATGATAGGTATTCTCAATGCTAAAGTCATTAATAGAGGGAGATATGGTAAAACTAAAGAAATTTCTTTAGCTGTAGAGAAGCCTCTTGTAATTAAAATATTGAAGGAGAGTGATTCTAAAATTGCTAGTATCTGGAGTTGA
- a CDS encoding glycosyltransferase, which produces MVKLGIVYSNLLSPHFAGGGSLHAYEVVMRLRKFFDIVYYPSSLSFKWSTDILTQKANELERQGIIIVDGFYSILDDISKNKLSINKMEIILKEKKIINKLIEKYSSDVDIFYEPDHTSPDIFYFGKAFNKKFGFTIHEPLFYADSFSYLRRLLKFYKINPYTGKGFYTRFLYNELLAKPKYKRLLKTSKPTFIASVSQGSLETSHLDGEVIRPGNAFDSNLLSYRDKGKEDYVVFWSRLNQDKGILEVPQILKIMEYNLHKKIKLKLMGKFFDKYNEKRFWNKVKKLNLDVEYYGFVEREKLNEIVSKAKVLIYPSHVDGFSLVVLESLALGTPVVGYDIPAIKSVYSNLEMIKIVREFDKNSMAIEASKLYSTSEKELNTLINNEKVLDFLRLHSSWDNVAIAVKNIINKYLE; this is translated from the coding sequence GTGGTAAAATTAGGCATTGTTTATAGTAATTTATTATCACCTCATTTCGCAGGAGGAGGTTCGCTTCATGCCTATGAGGTAGTTATGAGACTTAGAAAATTTTTTGACATAGTATATTATCCTTCTTCTTTATCTTTCAAGTGGAGTACTGATATCTTAACACAGAAAGCTAATGAGTTAGAAAGGCAAGGAATAATAATAGTTGATGGATTTTATTCTATTTTAGACGATATATCCAAAAATAAATTATCAATAAATAAAATGGAAATAATCTTAAAAGAAAAGAAAATTATTAATAAACTTATAGAAAAATATTCTTCTGATGTTGATATATTTTATGAGCCAGATCATACTTCTCCAGACATTTTTTATTTTGGAAAAGCATTTAATAAAAAATTTGGTTTTACAATACATGAACCCCTTTTTTATGCAGATTCTTTTAGTTATTTAAGAAGGCTTTTAAAATTCTATAAAATAAATCCTTATACTGGAAAGGGATTTTATACCCGTTTTCTTTACAACGAGCTTTTAGCTAAACCTAAATACAAGCGTCTTTTGAAAACATCTAAACCTACATTTATAGCTTCAGTAAGCCAGGGATCTCTAGAAACTTCACACTTAGATGGAGAAGTAATTAGACCTGGAAACGCATTTGATTCTAATCTATTGTCTTATAGAGATAAAGGTAAGGAAGATTATGTAGTATTTTGGAGTAGATTAAATCAAGATAAAGGAATTTTAGAAGTTCCTCAAATTTTAAAGATTATGGAATACAACCTTCATAAAAAGATAAAGTTAAAGTTAATGGGGAAGTTCTTTGATAAATATAATGAAAAGAGATTTTGGAATAAAGTGAAAAAGTTAAATTTAGATGTAGAATATTATGGGTTCGTAGAACGGGAAAAGCTTAACGAGATAGTTTCTAAAGCTAAGGTTTTAATATACCCTAGTCACGTAGATGGTTTCTCTTTAGTGGTTCTAGAGTCATTGGCATTAGGAACTCCAGTAGTAGGATATGACATTCCTGCAATAAAAAGTGTATATTCTAATCTAGAAATGATTAAAATAGTAAGAGAGTTCGATAAGAACTCCATGGCTATAGAAGCTTCTAAACTATATTCTACTTCAGAAAAGGAACTAAATACGTTAATTAATAATGAAAAGGTTTTAGACTTTTTACGTCTACATTCTAGCTGGGATAATGTAGCTATAGCAGTTAAAAACATAATCAATAAATATTTAGAATAG
- a CDS encoding alpha/beta hydrolase-fold protein, whose translation MINYVIEKIESESLKDNVVGDPSTREILTFLPPENDQKPFLLIELAGLNWKPVISNKFGQIIGKLFSSKKLKRSIVINPNFKTKIYVNQYINSPILGSYENFIINELITYFREKYDVEKVALFGKSSGGFGAYTLAVRHPDIINGFANHFGDSCFEYMYIQDFLYTNKLFRSECVKNWLNSVLKGKQLSEDEMRAVNVIGSAFFYSPNLRSEIMSDLPIDLETGGIEVETWAKWLSFDPAKNVEKHLESLSKLKGIYLDVGTKDEYNLFVGIRTLHKKMAKMKIQHKYCEFEGGHFGNSSRYEYSLPYLEERLSEQL comes from the coding sequence ATGATAAACTATGTGATAGAAAAAATAGAATCGGAGTCATTGAAAGATAATGTAGTAGGAGACCCTTCAACTAGGGAGATATTGACTTTTCTTCCACCTGAAAACGATCAGAAACCATTTCTTCTTATAGAGCTAGCTGGCTTAAACTGGAAGCCAGTGATATCTAATAAATTTGGGCAAATTATAGGTAAGCTCTTCTCGTCGAAGAAATTGAAGAGAAGCATTGTAATAAATCCTAATTTTAAAACAAAAATTTATGTTAATCAATATATAAATTCTCCAATCCTTGGGAGTTATGAGAACTTTATTATTAATGAACTAATTACTTATTTTCGAGAAAAATACGACGTAGAGAAGGTAGCCCTTTTCGGTAAGTCGTCAGGAGGCTTTGGGGCATATACGCTTGCCGTAAGACATCCAGACATAATCAACGGCTTTGCTAATCATTTTGGTGATAGCTGCTTCGAATATATGTATATTCAAGACTTTTTGTATACCAACAAACTGTTTAGATCTGAATGTGTAAAGAACTGGCTGAATTCTGTACTTAAAGGAAAACAATTAAGCGAAGATGAAATGAGGGCAGTAAATGTAATTGGAAGTGCCTTCTTTTATTCTCCCAATCTAAGGAGTGAAATTATGTCGGATCTTCCTATAGATTTGGAGACTGGAGGTATCGAGGTAGAAACTTGGGCTAAATGGTTGTCATTTGATCCAGCAAAGAATGTTGAAAAGCACTTAGAAAGTTTGTCTAAGTTAAAAGGAATTTATTTGGACGTAGGAACAAAGGACGAATATAATCTATTTGTAGGGATAAGAACTCTTCATAAGAAGATGGCTAAGATGAAAATTCAACATAAGTATTGTGAATTTGAGGGAGGACATTTTGGTAACTCGTCTAGATACGAATATTCTCTTCCATACCTAGAGGAGAGACTTAGCGAACAACTATGA
- a CDS encoding tRNA(Ile)(2)-agmatinylcytidine synthase — protein sequence MKFIVGVDDHDSTKAGCTTHFSSILLEKLFLKNCKISELPKLVRLNPNIPWKTRGNASISFIVDCNISLCELEQLVSDTSEKYVKKISMGYNLNRKPGYAILEYDKYNLIKDKLESFYERAVSDVIPLDLAKKFAKNNKILIGGSRGLIGSIAALGFDEDYTFELLTYRKIENWNKDRDVDNKSIMEADSIFFPRVVANYDYFKNKPLILSHGRDPVFYGLRGTDPEILIKEMNTINAKEELDFFMIFKTNQMTDSHLKYLGTRYYQTTSMKIKINSIRIMKGGHVLIEGSDNEMLVIVYRESRELNSLAKELKRGDLIHVSGAIKPSFNNSKILEAERIEVLYLNDQINEIPLCPICKRRMESAGKDKGYRCKRCRTFANSKTTRSISRNITLGLYQSPLYRHLTKPIYLNLSKPEINEEELINNILSKMIKRQDRYVSTMVSS from the coding sequence AAGTGAATTACCAAAACTAGTTAGACTGAATCCAAATATTCCATGGAAAACTAGGGGAAATGCTAGTATCTCGTTTATAGTAGATTGTAATATAAGTTTATGTGAATTAGAGCAATTAGTGTCAGATACATCAGAAAAATATGTTAAAAAAATTTCTATGGGATATAACCTAAATAGGAAGCCAGGATATGCTATCTTAGAATATGATAAATATAATCTCATTAAGGATAAATTAGAGTCATTCTATGAAAGAGCAGTTTCGGATGTAATTCCCCTAGATTTAGCTAAAAAATTTGCTAAAAATAATAAAATTTTGATAGGAGGAAGTAGAGGATTAATTGGAAGTATAGCAGCATTAGGTTTCGACGAAGATTATACGTTCGAACTATTAACTTATAGAAAAATAGAAAATTGGAATAAAGATAGAGATGTAGATAACAAATCTATAATGGAAGCAGATTCTATCTTCTTCCCTAGAGTAGTAGCTAATTATGACTACTTTAAGAATAAGCCGTTAATCCTATCTCATGGAAGAGACCCAGTCTTTTACGGACTAAGAGGAACAGATCCAGAAATTTTAATAAAAGAAATGAACACAATAAATGCAAAAGAGGAATTAGATTTTTTCATGATATTTAAAACTAATCAGATGACGGATTCACATTTAAAATATTTAGGGACTAGATATTATCAGACTACTTCAATGAAAATTAAAATCAATTCTATCAGAATAATGAAGGGAGGGCATGTACTAATAGAGGGAAGCGATAATGAGATGCTTGTTATAGTATACAGAGAATCAAGAGAGTTAAATTCTCTAGCTAAAGAACTTAAAAGAGGAGATCTTATACACGTAAGCGGAGCAATAAAACCATCATTTAATAACTCAAAGATCCTTGAGGCGGAGAGAATTGAAGTTCTTTATTTAAACGATCAGATTAATGAGATACCTTTATGTCCTATATGTAAAAGGAGAATGGAATCTGCAGGGAAAGATAAAGGATATAGATGTAAAAGATGTAGAACATTCGCAAATAGTAAAACAACGAGGAGCATATCCAGAAACATAACTTTAGGATTATATCAATCTCCCTTATATAGACATCTAACAAAACCGATCTACCTCAACCTAAGTAAACCTGAAATAAATGAAGAAGAATTAATAAATAATATATTAAGTAAAATGATAAAAAGACAAGATAGATATGTATCAACCATGGTTTCCTCATAG